Proteins found in one Neofelis nebulosa isolate mNeoNeb1 chromosome 3, mNeoNeb1.pri, whole genome shotgun sequence genomic segment:
- the HAUS3 gene encoding HAUS augmin-like complex subunit 3 isoform X2: MSCGKEFVETLKKIDYPKADSLNGEDFDWLFETVEDEAFLKWFCGNVNEQNVLSKEELEAFSILQKSGKPILEGAALDEVLKTCKTSDLKTSTLDDKELEKLEVEVQTLQKLKNLKIQRRNKCQLMASVTSHKSLRLSAKEEEATKRLKHSQGILNAMNTKINNELQALTDGVAKLMMFFRHSNLDQGANPLVFLSQFSLEKYLSQEEQSTAALTLYTKKQFFQGIHEVVESSNEENFQLLDIQAPSICDNQEILEERRLEMVRLQLAYICAQHELIHLKASNLSMKSSIQWAEENLHSLTSKALGKDNLDAKISSLNSEILKLEEQITYIKDKSLPAVVKENAQLLNMPVVKGDFDLQIAKQDYYTARQELVLNQLIKQKASFELLQLSYEIELRKHWDIHRQLENLVQELSQSNAMLRQRLEMLTDPSVCQQINPRNTIDTKDYSTHRLYQLLEGENKKKELFITHGNLEEVAEKLKQDVSLVQDQLAVSTREHSFFLSKLNNDVDELCDTLYQGGNQLLLSDQVILLWTVWSYVSQLCACTHMCTLSSGVAVSRVQFQGVNRAVSSS; the protein is encoded by the exons ATGAGTTGTGGAAAAGAGTTtgtggaaacattaaaaaaaattgattatcCCAAAGCTGATAGTCTTAATGGGGAAGATTTTGACTGGTTGTTTGAGACTGTTGAAGATGAAGCATTTTTGAAGTGGTTTTGTGGGAATGTGAATGAACAGAATGTATTGTCCAAAGAAGAATTGGAAGCTTTTAGCATTCTTCAAAAATCAGGCAAGCCCATCCTAGAAGGAGCAGCACTGGATGAAGTTCTTAAAACCTGTAAAACTTCTGATTTGAAAACCTCTACCCTGGATGACAAAGAGCTAGAGAAATTGGAAGTCGAAGTTCAAACTCTGCAGAAATTGAAGAACCTAAAAATTCAGCGACGTAATAAATGCCAGTTGATGGCTTCGGTAACAAGCCACAAATCTCTGAGGTTAAGTGCTAAAGAAGAAGAAGCCACTAAAAGGCTGAAGCACAGTCAAGGAATTCTAAATGCGATGAACACTAAGATAAATAATGAACTTCAAGCTCTTACTGATGGCGTTGCTAAATTGATGATGTTTTTCAGACATTCTAATTTGGATCAAGGGGCAAATCCACTGGTGTTTTTATCTcagttttccttggaaaaatatctaAGCCAAGAAGAGCAAAGCACAGCAGCATTAACTTTGTATACCAAAAAACAGTTCTTTCAAGGTATACATGAAGTAGTTGAAAgttcaaatgaagaaaattttcaacttttagaTATACAAGCACCATCCATTTGTGATAATCAAGAAATCCTTGAGGAGAGACGGCTGGAGATGGTTAGGCTGCAGCTAGCATACATTTGTGCTCAACATGAGTTAATTCACTTGAAAGCAAGTAATTTGAGCATGAAGTCAAGTATACAGTGGGCAGAGGAGAATCTTCATAGCCTCACTAGCAAG GCTCTTGGCAAAGATAATTTGGATGCTAAAATTTCTAGCTTGAACAGTGAGATTCTGAAACTTGAAGAACAAATCActtatataaaagataaaagctTGCCTGCTGTGGTAAAAGAGAATGCCCAGTTATTGAATATGCCGGTTGTAAAGGGAGATTTTGATCTACAGATTGCTAAACAAGACTATTATACAGCAAGACAAGAGTTAGTTTTAAATCAGTTGATAAAGCAAAAGGCATCATTTGAACTTCTACAGTTATCATATGAAATTGAATTGAGAAAGCATTGGGACATACATCGTCAACTTGAAAATTTGGTTCAAGAACTTAGTCAAAGTAATGCGATGCTCCGCCAGCGATTAGAAATGCTGACAGACCCGTCAGTATGTCAGCAGATAAATCCAAGGAATACCATTGACACCAAGGACTATTCTACTCATAG gcTTTATCAACTTTTAGAaggagagaataagaaaaaagagttgTTTATAACCCATGGAAACCTGGAGGAGGTGGCTGAGAAATTAAAACAGGATGTTTCTTTAGTACAAGATCAGTTGGCAGTATCTACTCGagaacattctttctttctatccAAACTGAATAATGATGTGGATGAGCTTTGTGATACTTTGTATCAAGGAGGAAATCAGCTTTTGCTTAGTGACCAG GTTATACTGCTGTGGACAGTCTGGTCGTATGTCTCACAGCTGTGCGcgtgtacacacatgtgcacactcagCAGTGGAGTTGCTGTATCACGGGTTCAGTTTCAGG
- the HAUS3 gene encoding HAUS augmin-like complex subunit 3 isoform X1, with protein sequence MSCGKEFVETLKKIDYPKADSLNGEDFDWLFETVEDEAFLKWFCGNVNEQNVLSKEELEAFSILQKSGKPILEGAALDEVLKTCKTSDLKTSTLDDKELEKLEVEVQTLQKLKNLKIQRRNKCQLMASVTSHKSLRLSAKEEEATKRLKHSQGILNAMNTKINNELQALTDGVAKLMMFFRHSNLDQGANPLVFLSQFSLEKYLSQEEQSTAALTLYTKKQFFQGIHEVVESSNEENFQLLDIQAPSICDNQEILEERRLEMVRLQLAYICAQHELIHLKASNLSMKSSIQWAEENLHSLTSKALGKDNLDAKISSLNSEILKLEEQITYIKDKSLPAVVKENAQLLNMPVVKGDFDLQIAKQDYYTARQELVLNQLIKQKASFELLQLSYEIELRKHWDIHRQLENLVQELSQSNAMLRQRLEMLTDPSVCQQINPRNTIDTKDYSTHRLYQLLEGENKKKELFITHGNLEEVAEKLKQDVSLVQDQLAVSTREHSFFLSKLNNDVDELCDTLYQGGNQLLLSDQELTEQFHQVESQLNKLNHLLTDVLADVKTKRKILASNKLHRMERELYVYFLKMKII encoded by the exons ATGAGTTGTGGAAAAGAGTTtgtggaaacattaaaaaaaattgattatcCCAAAGCTGATAGTCTTAATGGGGAAGATTTTGACTGGTTGTTTGAGACTGTTGAAGATGAAGCATTTTTGAAGTGGTTTTGTGGGAATGTGAATGAACAGAATGTATTGTCCAAAGAAGAATTGGAAGCTTTTAGCATTCTTCAAAAATCAGGCAAGCCCATCCTAGAAGGAGCAGCACTGGATGAAGTTCTTAAAACCTGTAAAACTTCTGATTTGAAAACCTCTACCCTGGATGACAAAGAGCTAGAGAAATTGGAAGTCGAAGTTCAAACTCTGCAGAAATTGAAGAACCTAAAAATTCAGCGACGTAATAAATGCCAGTTGATGGCTTCGGTAACAAGCCACAAATCTCTGAGGTTAAGTGCTAAAGAAGAAGAAGCCACTAAAAGGCTGAAGCACAGTCAAGGAATTCTAAATGCGATGAACACTAAGATAAATAATGAACTTCAAGCTCTTACTGATGGCGTTGCTAAATTGATGATGTTTTTCAGACATTCTAATTTGGATCAAGGGGCAAATCCACTGGTGTTTTTATCTcagttttccttggaaaaatatctaAGCCAAGAAGAGCAAAGCACAGCAGCATTAACTTTGTATACCAAAAAACAGTTCTTTCAAGGTATACATGAAGTAGTTGAAAgttcaaatgaagaaaattttcaacttttagaTATACAAGCACCATCCATTTGTGATAATCAAGAAATCCTTGAGGAGAGACGGCTGGAGATGGTTAGGCTGCAGCTAGCATACATTTGTGCTCAACATGAGTTAATTCACTTGAAAGCAAGTAATTTGAGCATGAAGTCAAGTATACAGTGGGCAGAGGAGAATCTTCATAGCCTCACTAGCAAG GCTCTTGGCAAAGATAATTTGGATGCTAAAATTTCTAGCTTGAACAGTGAGATTCTGAAACTTGAAGAACAAATCActtatataaaagataaaagctTGCCTGCTGTGGTAAAAGAGAATGCCCAGTTATTGAATATGCCGGTTGTAAAGGGAGATTTTGATCTACAGATTGCTAAACAAGACTATTATACAGCAAGACAAGAGTTAGTTTTAAATCAGTTGATAAAGCAAAAGGCATCATTTGAACTTCTACAGTTATCATATGAAATTGAATTGAGAAAGCATTGGGACATACATCGTCAACTTGAAAATTTGGTTCAAGAACTTAGTCAAAGTAATGCGATGCTCCGCCAGCGATTAGAAATGCTGACAGACCCGTCAGTATGTCAGCAGATAAATCCAAGGAATACCATTGACACCAAGGACTATTCTACTCATAG gcTTTATCAACTTTTAGAaggagagaataagaaaaaagagttgTTTATAACCCATGGAAACCTGGAGGAGGTGGCTGAGAAATTAAAACAGGATGTTTCTTTAGTACAAGATCAGTTGGCAGTATCTACTCGagaacattctttctttctatccAAACTGAATAATGATGTGGATGAGCTTTGTGATACTTTGTATCAAGGAGGAAATCAGCTTTTGCTTAGTGACCAG